Proteins encoded together in one Bombus vancouverensis nearcticus chromosome 14, iyBomVanc1_principal, whole genome shotgun sequence window:
- the mus201 gene encoding rad2 superfamily protein mus201 isoform X2 → MGVYGLWRLLDATGKQVSLETLEGKILAIDISIWIHQVLQGYQDRFGNPKPNAHLIGLFHRICKLLYYKIKPVFVFDGGVPMLKKNTIALRRKQKSMAKNKAQQMRTELINNLIKHSTIKAVLNTEKQVTTNGSSEVVINLQNKQTVNDMYKLPNMPSTSKAESSHSDDCNSDSSDEPSPKKQTKWSGNIHSVDVTSAEFKTLPADVRYEILTDLKETRKQSSWGRLHEMPEESNEFSGFQMKRLLKRRLVQQSLESAEKEMGGKTLTLDELDKLLKEQGIPTNVQNYTYRIAADNTTRLIYISDKNAYLKDNDDVNSDSESIQHENRMDEATAGPSKDTKICDDINEYELDDDCDSDTAITDMNNFKFRWETDSDIESEVESNESRVLPKEYFKQNITNPALTYMLEYSGLTEKQILTLLEQNNRETHRDVENMSRISQQIDSFKTIQPCESKNNSLNTKHSSISEDGKEDTKHNYTNTIKSIDVSKPELAESNTETNINISPTRMANISDKAQVESKNVVTVNSIDSMSDSDDFIEIEDIPIPDIGTTTNKYIPQDIQITFRSDEKVVDDMFADVFETHNSEINTDIHPTQSAEIFHYDQEISRNERTLKETVDSKKDQIKDKQLLNLKEIDNLNAQTTIDIDPNTLNTNVPLEENQMKGSIENLTNSIKDNVEAANIKDNTNVNMLTDYTKRISPIPMNEEELLSLQTQLEDKQTELMANIGKLERQGIDISDQIRIEAQELLRLFGIPYIIAPMEAEAQCAYLEQIHLIDGTITDDSDIWLFGGQCVYKNFFDNNKKVLEFRSCDIQHYFKLTRNEMIRLALLVGSDYTTGLTGIGPVTALEILAAFPSEGDDLLQGLTNFSSWIENGKTAGPGKTNLRTKLQNLQIQKGFPSQAVVQAYLSPKVDESKETFTWGKPNIILLADYVKQKFGWDKNKYNKIIEPVLKRLQEKQSQQKINAYFKLQTIPKSIEMNLSKRVQKAVQKLSNETKEDSISVESTQQSIKKKRSLVENRKKRGELKNERALVDNTKPKVFTVSACNEKNVDEYIPQRESDKANALKKKLHAIEVIRKSKQGLYKTKKIRRCVRKVKEKAELSESDSGSS, encoded by the exons GCTTTGCGCAGGAAACAGAAATCTATGGCCAAGAATAAAGCCCAACAGATGAGGacagaattaataaataatttgataaaGCACTCTACAATAAAGGCGGTTCTTAATACAGAGAAACAAGTTACTACGAATGGCTCTTCTGAAGTAGTTATAAATTTGCAAAATAAGCAAACTGTGAATGATATGTACAAATTGCCAAATATGCCAAGCACTAGTAAAGCAGAATCAAGTCATAGTGATGATTGTAATTCTGATTCATCTGATGAACCAAGTCCAAAAAAGCAAACAAAATGGAGTGGCAATATTCATAGCGTAGATGTAACTAGCGCCGAATTTAAAACTTTACCAGCTGATGTGCGTTATGAAATTCTAACAGatctcaaagaaacaagaaaacaaAGTTCATGGGGCCGTTTGCATGAAATGCCTGAA GAATCAAATGAATTTTCTGGTTTCCAAATGAAACGTTTATTAAAACGTCGATTAGTACAACAAAGTTTAGAATCTGCAGAGAAAGAAATGGGTGGAAAAACGCTTACGTTGGACGAGctagataaattattaaaagaacAAGGAATACCGACGAACGTTCAAAATTATACTTATCGTATCGCTGCGGACAATACAACTAGATTAATATATATTAGTG ATAAAAATGCGTATCTAAAAGACAACGATGATGTTAATTCAGATAGCGAGAGCATACAGCACGAAAATAGAATGGATGAAGCCACTGCTGGACCCAGTAAAGATACAAAAATCTGTGATGACATAAATGAATATGAACTTGATGATGATTGTGACAGTGACACTGCTATAACAgatatgaataattttaaatttaggtGGGAAACAGATAGCGATATAGAATCGGAAGTAGAATCCAATGAGTCGCGAGTATTAccaaaagaatatttcaaacaaaacaTTACGAATCCTGCATTAACGTATATGTTAGAATATAGTGGATTAACGGAAAAACAGATCCTTACCCTTCTTGAGCAAAATAACAGAGAAACTCACAGAGATGTCGAAAATATGTCAAGAATATCACAACAAATCGATTCATTTAAAACAATACAGCCTTGTGAAAGTAAAAATAATTCATTAAATACGAAGCATTCTTCAATATCTGAGGACGGCAAAGAAGATACGAAACATAATTACACAAATACTATAAAATCAATCGATGTATCGAAGCCGGAATTAGCTGAATCAAATACTGAGACAAACATTAATATCTCTCCTACTAGAATGGCAAACATTTCAGATAAAGCGCAAGTTGAATCAAAAAATGTAGTAACAGTTAATTCAATAGACTCAATGTCAGACTCGGACGatttcatagaaatagaagataTACCGATACCAGATATAGGTACTACTACTAATAAATATATTCCACAAGATATCCAAATAACATTTAGATCTGATGAAAAAGTAGTGGATGATATGTTTGCCGACGTATTTGAAACACACAATAGCGAGATCAATACAGATATACATCCTACACAATCGGCGGAAATATTTCATTATGATCAAGAAATATCAAGAAACGAACGCACTCTCAAAGAAACAGTAGATTCAAAAAAAGATCAAATTAAAGATAAACAGCTgcttaatttaaaagaaattgaTAATCTTAATGCGCAGACCACTATCGATATCGACCCGAATACTTTAAACACAAATGTACCATTAGAAGAAAATCAAATGAAAGGTAGcatcgaaaatttaaccaattCTATAAAGGATAATGTAGAAGCTGCAAATATCAAAGACAATACAAATGTTAACATGCTGACTGACTATACAAAAAGAATAAGCCCTATACCTATGAACGAAGAGGAATTGTTATCGTTACAA ACACAATTAGAGGACAAACAAACAGAACTAATGGCAAATATTGGTAAATTAGAAAGACAAGGTATCGATATTTCTGACCAAATACGAATCGAAGCACAG gAACTATTACGATTATTCGGAATACCATATATTATAGCACCTATGGAAGCAGAGGCGCAATGCGCATACTTGGAACAAATTCATCTCATCGATGGTACGATTACAGATGATTCAGATATTTGGTTATTTGGTGGACAATGCGTTTACAAAAATTtttttgataataataaaaaggttctTGAATTTCGATCCTGTGATATACAACACTATTTCA AATTAACGCGAAACGAAATGATACGGCTTGCTCTCTTGGTTGGTAGCGATTATACAACAGGTTTAACTGGTATTGGACCTGTTACTGCGTTAGAAATATTAGCAGCATTCCCTTCAGAAGGCGACGATTTATTGCAAGGTTTAACAAACTTTTCTTCTTGGATCGAAAATGGTAAAACCGCTGGTCCTGGAAAAACGAATTTGCGAACCAAATTACAGAATTTACAAATTCAAAAAG GTTTCCCGAGTCAAGCTGTTGTACAAGCGTATCTTTCGCCTAAAGTGGATGAATCAAAAGAGACTTTCACGTGGGGTAAACCTAATATTATACTTCTAGCCGATTACGTAAAACAAAAATTTGGTTGggataaaaataagtataataaaattatcgaaCCGGTATTGAAAAGATTACAAGAAAAACAAAGTCAACAGAAAATAAATGCGTATTTTAAATTACAAACTATTCCGAAATCAATTGAAATGAATTTAAGTAAACGAGTTCAGAAGGCAGTGCAAAAATTAAGCAATGAAACTAAGGAAGATTCCATAAGTGTAGAAAGCACGCAACAAtcaataaagaaaaagagatcTTTGGTTGAAAAtcgaaaaaaaagaggagagtTGAAAAATGAACGAGCTTTAGTTGATAATACTAAACCTAAAGTTTTTACCGTTTCTGCTTGTAACGAGAAAAATGTTGATGAATACATACCACAAAGAGAAAGTGATAAAGCAAAtgccttaaaaaaaaaattacacgCGATCGAAGTAATTCGAAAGTCGAAACAAGGATTATACAAGACGAAAAAGATAAGACGTTGTGTAAGAAAAGTAAAGGAAAAAGCTGAACTCTCAGAAAGTGATAGTGGTAGTTCGTAG
- the mus201 gene encoding rad2 superfamily protein mus201 isoform X1, whose amino-acid sequence MGVYGLWRLLDATGKQVSLETLEGKILAIDISIWIHQVLQGYQDRFGNPKPNAHLIGLFHRICKLLYYKIKPVFVFDGGVPMLKKNTIALRRKQKSMAKNKAQQMRTELINNLIKHSTIKAVLNTEKQVTTNGSSEVVINLQNKQTVNDMYKLPNMPSTSKAESSHSDDCNSDSSDEPSPKKQTKWSGNIHSVDVTSAEFKTLPADVRYEILTDLKETRKQSSWGRLHEMPEESNEFSGFQMKRLLKRRLVQQSLESAEKEMGGKTLTLDELDKLLKEQGIPTNVQNYTYRIAADNTTRLIYISDKNAYLKDNDDVNSDSESIQHENRMDEATAGPSKDTKICDDINEYELDDDCDSDTAITDMNNFKFRWETDSDIESEVESNESRVLPKEYFKQNITNPALTYMLEYSGLTEKQILTLLEQNNRETHRDVENMSRISQQIDSFKTIQPCESKNNSLNTKHSSISEDGKEDTKHNYTNTIKSIDVSKPELAESNTETNINISPTRMANISDKAQVESKNVVTVNSIDSMSDSDDFIEIEDIPIPDIGTTTNKYIPQDIQITFRSDEKVVDDMFADVFETHNSEINTDIHPTQSAEIFHYDQEISRNERTLKETVDSKKDQIKDKQLLNLKEIDNLNAQTTIDIDPNTLNTNVPLEENQMKGSIENLTNSIKDNVEAANIKDNTNVNMLTDYTKRISPIPMNEEELLSLQTQLEDKQTELMANIGKLERQGIDISDQIRIEAQELLRLFGIPYIIAPMEAEAQCAYLEQIHLIDGTITDDSDIWLFGGQCVYKNFFDNNKKVLEFRSCDIQHYFSKPIVLSIQKETHPCTNYKIFISFLELTRNEMIRLALLVGSDYTTGLTGIGPVTALEILAAFPSEGDDLLQGLTNFSSWIENGKTAGPGKTNLRTKLQNLQIQKGFPSQAVVQAYLSPKVDESKETFTWGKPNIILLADYVKQKFGWDKNKYNKIIEPVLKRLQEKQSQQKINAYFKLQTIPKSIEMNLSKRVQKAVQKLSNETKEDSISVESTQQSIKKKRSLVENRKKRGELKNERALVDNTKPKVFTVSACNEKNVDEYIPQRESDKANALKKKLHAIEVIRKSKQGLYKTKKIRRCVRKVKEKAELSESDSGSS is encoded by the exons GCTTTGCGCAGGAAACAGAAATCTATGGCCAAGAATAAAGCCCAACAGATGAGGacagaattaataaataatttgataaaGCACTCTACAATAAAGGCGGTTCTTAATACAGAGAAACAAGTTACTACGAATGGCTCTTCTGAAGTAGTTATAAATTTGCAAAATAAGCAAACTGTGAATGATATGTACAAATTGCCAAATATGCCAAGCACTAGTAAAGCAGAATCAAGTCATAGTGATGATTGTAATTCTGATTCATCTGATGAACCAAGTCCAAAAAAGCAAACAAAATGGAGTGGCAATATTCATAGCGTAGATGTAACTAGCGCCGAATTTAAAACTTTACCAGCTGATGTGCGTTATGAAATTCTAACAGatctcaaagaaacaagaaaacaaAGTTCATGGGGCCGTTTGCATGAAATGCCTGAA GAATCAAATGAATTTTCTGGTTTCCAAATGAAACGTTTATTAAAACGTCGATTAGTACAACAAAGTTTAGAATCTGCAGAGAAAGAAATGGGTGGAAAAACGCTTACGTTGGACGAGctagataaattattaaaagaacAAGGAATACCGACGAACGTTCAAAATTATACTTATCGTATCGCTGCGGACAATACAACTAGATTAATATATATTAGTG ATAAAAATGCGTATCTAAAAGACAACGATGATGTTAATTCAGATAGCGAGAGCATACAGCACGAAAATAGAATGGATGAAGCCACTGCTGGACCCAGTAAAGATACAAAAATCTGTGATGACATAAATGAATATGAACTTGATGATGATTGTGACAGTGACACTGCTATAACAgatatgaataattttaaatttaggtGGGAAACAGATAGCGATATAGAATCGGAAGTAGAATCCAATGAGTCGCGAGTATTAccaaaagaatatttcaaacaaaacaTTACGAATCCTGCATTAACGTATATGTTAGAATATAGTGGATTAACGGAAAAACAGATCCTTACCCTTCTTGAGCAAAATAACAGAGAAACTCACAGAGATGTCGAAAATATGTCAAGAATATCACAACAAATCGATTCATTTAAAACAATACAGCCTTGTGAAAGTAAAAATAATTCATTAAATACGAAGCATTCTTCAATATCTGAGGACGGCAAAGAAGATACGAAACATAATTACACAAATACTATAAAATCAATCGATGTATCGAAGCCGGAATTAGCTGAATCAAATACTGAGACAAACATTAATATCTCTCCTACTAGAATGGCAAACATTTCAGATAAAGCGCAAGTTGAATCAAAAAATGTAGTAACAGTTAATTCAATAGACTCAATGTCAGACTCGGACGatttcatagaaatagaagataTACCGATACCAGATATAGGTACTACTACTAATAAATATATTCCACAAGATATCCAAATAACATTTAGATCTGATGAAAAAGTAGTGGATGATATGTTTGCCGACGTATTTGAAACACACAATAGCGAGATCAATACAGATATACATCCTACACAATCGGCGGAAATATTTCATTATGATCAAGAAATATCAAGAAACGAACGCACTCTCAAAGAAACAGTAGATTCAAAAAAAGATCAAATTAAAGATAAACAGCTgcttaatttaaaagaaattgaTAATCTTAATGCGCAGACCACTATCGATATCGACCCGAATACTTTAAACACAAATGTACCATTAGAAGAAAATCAAATGAAAGGTAGcatcgaaaatttaaccaattCTATAAAGGATAATGTAGAAGCTGCAAATATCAAAGACAATACAAATGTTAACATGCTGACTGACTATACAAAAAGAATAAGCCCTATACCTATGAACGAAGAGGAATTGTTATCGTTACAA ACACAATTAGAGGACAAACAAACAGAACTAATGGCAAATATTGGTAAATTAGAAAGACAAGGTATCGATATTTCTGACCAAATACGAATCGAAGCACAG gAACTATTACGATTATTCGGAATACCATATATTATAGCACCTATGGAAGCAGAGGCGCAATGCGCATACTTGGAACAAATTCATCTCATCGATGGTACGATTACAGATGATTCAGATATTTGGTTATTTGGTGGACAATGCGTTTACAAAAATTtttttgataataataaaaaggttctTGAATTTCGATCCTGTGATATACAACACTATTTCAGTAAGCCTATTGTACTTTCAATACAAAAAGAAACGCATCCGTgtacaaattataaaatatttatctccTTCTTAGAATTAACGCGAAACGAAATGATACGGCTTGCTCTCTTGGTTGGTAGCGATTATACAACAGGTTTAACTGGTATTGGACCTGTTACTGCGTTAGAAATATTAGCAGCATTCCCTTCAGAAGGCGACGATTTATTGCAAGGTTTAACAAACTTTTCTTCTTGGATCGAAAATGGTAAAACCGCTGGTCCTGGAAAAACGAATTTGCGAACCAAATTACAGAATTTACAAATTCAAAAAG GTTTCCCGAGTCAAGCTGTTGTACAAGCGTATCTTTCGCCTAAAGTGGATGAATCAAAAGAGACTTTCACGTGGGGTAAACCTAATATTATACTTCTAGCCGATTACGTAAAACAAAAATTTGGTTGggataaaaataagtataataaaattatcgaaCCGGTATTGAAAAGATTACAAGAAAAACAAAGTCAACAGAAAATAAATGCGTATTTTAAATTACAAACTATTCCGAAATCAATTGAAATGAATTTAAGTAAACGAGTTCAGAAGGCAGTGCAAAAATTAAGCAATGAAACTAAGGAAGATTCCATAAGTGTAGAAAGCACGCAACAAtcaataaagaaaaagagatcTTTGGTTGAAAAtcgaaaaaaaagaggagagtTGAAAAATGAACGAGCTTTAGTTGATAATACTAAACCTAAAGTTTTTACCGTTTCTGCTTGTAACGAGAAAAATGTTGATGAATACATACCACAAAGAGAAAGTGATAAAGCAAAtgccttaaaaaaaaaattacacgCGATCGAAGTAATTCGAAAGTCGAAACAAGGATTATACAAGACGAAAAAGATAAGACGTTGTGTAAGAAAAGTAAAGGAAAAAGCTGAACTCTCAGAAAGTGATAGTGGTAGTTCGTAG